From the genome of Faecalibacterium prausnitzii:
GGCGTCGTCCCGCAGCAGCCGAGAGCCGGAGGTGGCCACCATCACCGGGTCCACCACGATGTGCTTTGCCTCATAGAAGCGCAGCCGCTCGGCGATGGTGCGGATGAGCGGTGCCGAGGAGACCATGCCGATCTTCACGGCGTCGGGGTAGATGTCGGGGAACACGGCGTCCAGCTGAGCGGCCAGAAACTCCGGCGTCGTCTCAAAGATGCCGGTCACACCGGTGGTGTTCTGTGCGGTCAGGGCCGTGATGGCACTCATGGCAAAGACGCCGTTGGCCGCCATGGTCTTGATGTCGGCCTGAATGCCGGCACCGCCACTGGAATCACTGCCCGCAATGGTCAATGCGGTTTTCATGAAATAAGACCTCTTTTCTGTAACATCAGGTGTCTGTGTTCAGTATACCATGCCGCGCGGAGAAAGAGAAGAGCTGCGCCGCTTTCTGCACAGAGATCCAATCTCTGCGGGCGGGGCGATTCTTGACAGGCGGGCGGCAGGGCGATATAGTAAGGAGGCATGGAACAAACAAACGATTTGTTTTTGGGAGGGAACTGAAATGAAAAAAATTTCGACCCTGTTCTGGACATTCCTGAAGATCGGCGCGTTTACCTTTGGCGGCGGCTATGCCATGGTCGCCCTGCTGGAGCACGAATTCGTCGAGGAAAAACAGTGGGTGTCCAGAGAGGAATTTCTGGATATGGTCGCCATCGCCGAGTCAACGCCCGGCCCCGTGGCGGTGAACAGCGCCACCTACATCGGCTATAAGATCGACGGCACCGCAGGAGCGGCAGCTTCCACGGTGGCCGTCTGCATCCCGTCCTTTGTGGTCATCTACTGCATCTCGCTGTTTTTTGACCGCTTTCTGAGCCTGACGGTGGTAGCCCATGCGTTCCGGGGCATCCAGGTCTGCGTCATCTACCTCATCCTCTCGGCGGGGCTGAAGATGCTGCGCCAGCTGGAACGGAATGCGTTCAACGTCTGCATCCTGGCGGCGGTCATCGCGGCCATGGTGGGCTGTTCGGTCGCGGCGGTGTCGTTTTCGTCCATCTACTACATCCTGCTCAGCGGGGCAGCGGGGGTGCTGCTCTATCTTGTGAAGAAAGCGGGTGCGGGAAGATGATCTATGTGCAGCTGTTCCTGAACTTTCTCATGATTGGGGCGCTCTCCTTTGGCGGCGGCTACGGGATGATCTCGCTGGTGCGGGAGACTGTGCTTTCGCATGGCTGGCTGACCGAGAGCGATTTTTTGAGCTTCATCGCAGTGTCGGAGTCCACCCCCGGCCCGCTGGCCGTCAACATGGCGACCTTCATCGGCTCCTCGCAAGGAGGGCTGCTGGGTGCGTTTTTCGCCAC
Proteins encoded in this window:
- a CDS encoding chromate transporter, translated to MKKISTLFWTFLKIGAFTFGGGYAMVALLEHEFVEEKQWVSREEFLDMVAIAESTPGPVAVNSATYIGYKIDGTAGAAASTVAVCIPSFVVIYCISLFFDRFLSLTVVAHAFRGIQVCVIYLILSAGLKMLRQLERNAFNVCILAAVIAAMVGCSVAAVSFSSIYYILLSGAAGVLLYLVKKAGAGR